In Marivirga salinae, a single window of DNA contains:
- a CDS encoding GH3 family domain-containing protein, which yields MEIISNIIKRAIDVGSRLKKHDSPIEAQKETLKELLQKSKDTAFGKYYGFENLLKEKNLAQSFAEEVPYHDYDDMEFWWKKSLEGKEDVCWPGKVKHFAVSSGTTGHSKHIPVTDDMLESIRNAGIQQVLSLSNFKNLPESFFTKQILMLGSSTNLDEVNGHLEGEISGISASNIPNWFHNFYKPGEEISSIDDWDERVEAIAKEAKNWDIGTISGIPSWIELMLQKVIEYHNADSIHDIWPNLTVYTSGGVALDPYKKSFEKLFDKPVQYIDTYLASEGYLATQTRPDTDAMELLCDNGVYFEFVPFDEDSVLESGKINPEQKAVGISKVEEEKEYILLISTVSGAWRYMIGDTIKFTDVSKNEIKITGRTKFFLNVVGSQLSVNKMDDAIESLNENFSLNIKEFTVAAVKENDEYIHHWYLGLDEVKNDLDHEAIQNHLDDHLKNSNKNYKVARDKALKDVKVSLISADKFLEWNDANKHKGGQVKMAKVMKEDAFREWQEFVEK from the coding sequence ATGGAAATCATCAGTAATATTATTAAAAGAGCAATTGATGTTGGGAGCAGGCTTAAAAAACATGATTCGCCAATTGAAGCGCAAAAAGAAACTTTAAAAGAGTTGCTCCAAAAATCAAAAGACACTGCTTTTGGGAAGTATTACGGATTTGAAAATTTATTAAAGGAGAAAAATCTAGCTCAATCCTTTGCAGAGGAAGTGCCTTATCATGATTATGATGATATGGAATTTTGGTGGAAAAAATCCCTAGAAGGCAAAGAAGATGTTTGCTGGCCAGGTAAAGTAAAGCATTTTGCAGTCAGTTCAGGAACTACAGGTCATAGTAAACATATTCCCGTTACAGATGATATGCTGGAAAGCATTAGAAATGCAGGAATTCAGCAAGTTTTAAGCTTATCAAATTTTAAAAATTTACCCGAAAGCTTTTTTACCAAGCAAATTTTAATGTTGGGTTCCAGTACTAACTTGGATGAAGTAAATGGTCATCTGGAAGGCGAAATTAGCGGGATAAGTGCTTCTAATATCCCTAATTGGTTTCATAATTTTTATAAACCTGGTGAGGAAATCAGTAGCATTGATGATTGGGACGAAAGAGTTGAAGCCATTGCTAAAGAAGCAAAAAACTGGGATATAGGTACCATTTCAGGTATTCCATCATGGATAGAGCTGATGTTGCAAAAAGTAATAGAATATCATAATGCAGATTCAATTCATGATATTTGGCCAAATTTAACCGTTTACACTTCAGGCGGTGTTGCGCTTGATCCTTATAAAAAGAGTTTTGAGAAATTATTTGACAAACCAGTTCAATACATCGACACCTATTTAGCCTCTGAAGGATATTTGGCAACCCAAACCCGCCCTGATACAGATGCAATGGAATTGCTTTGTGATAATGGTGTTTATTTTGAATTTGTGCCATTTGATGAAGATAGCGTTTTAGAATCAGGCAAAATTAATCCTGAGCAAAAAGCAGTAGGTATTTCTAAAGTAGAGGAAGAAAAGGAATATATCTTATTGATTTCTACGGTAAGTGGAGCATGGCGCTACATGATAGGCGATACAATAAAATTCACAGACGTTTCAAAAAATGAAATCAAGATAACGGGAAGAACAAAATTCTTTTTGAATGTGGTAGGTTCTCAACTTTCAGTAAATAAAATGGATGATGCCATTGAAAGCCTTAATGAAAACTTCTCATTGAATATTAAAGAATTTACTGTTGCAGCAGTGAAAGAAAATGATGAATATATTCACCATTGGTATTTGGGGTTGGATGAAGTTAAAAATGATTTAGATCATGAGGCAATCCAAAATCATTTGGATGACCATCTTAAAAACAGCAATAAGAATTATAAAGTCGCACGCGATAAAGCTTTGAAAGATGTTAAAGTTAGCTTGATTTCTGCAGATAAATTTTTGGAATGGAATGATGCCAATAAGCATAAAGGCGGTCAAGTGAAAATGGCTAAAGTGATGAAGGAAGATGCTTTTAGGGAATGGCAAGAGTTTGTTGAAAAATAA
- a CDS encoding LysR substrate-binding domain-containing protein has product MKATISQLEYIIALDTYRHFGKAAENCFITQPTLSMQINKLEDNLGVKIFDRSRQPVVPTELGAMILEQARKVVNEAKKMEEIIEDQKKEVSGALKIGVIPTIAPYLLPLFAKSFMNKYPSINIQVQELLTEDTLAKIKSEAIDVGIVVGPLNDSAFREIPIYYEKFLGYAHNTDLEPADKPISGKDLENSELWLLNEGHCFREQVLNICQNRNFDNILNYQSGSLEALKRMVDKQGGVTLLPELATLDLSPKDSKKLRIFKKPTPFREVSLVMKRDFLKRRIIEALQKEIVDHLPENMKQREENEIQVINWR; this is encoded by the coding sequence ATGAAGGCTACCATTTCTCAACTCGAATATATCATTGCTCTGGACACCTATCGGCATTTTGGGAAAGCTGCAGAGAACTGCTTTATAACTCAGCCCACCCTAAGTATGCAAATTAATAAATTGGAGGATAATCTTGGCGTAAAAATTTTTGATAGAAGCAGACAACCTGTTGTTCCCACTGAATTGGGTGCTATGATTTTAGAACAAGCCCGCAAGGTGGTGAACGAAGCTAAGAAAATGGAGGAAATTATTGAAGACCAGAAGAAAGAAGTATCTGGTGCTTTGAAAATTGGAGTTATTCCTACAATTGCTCCTTATCTTTTGCCATTATTTGCCAAGAGCTTCATGAATAAATATCCGTCCATTAATATTCAAGTTCAGGAATTATTAACAGAAGATACATTAGCGAAAATAAAATCGGAAGCAATTGATGTGGGAATAGTGGTGGGGCCTCTAAATGATAGCGCTTTTAGGGAGATCCCAATTTATTATGAGAAATTTTTAGGTTATGCTCATAATACTGACCTAGAACCAGCTGATAAACCAATTTCGGGTAAGGATTTAGAAAACAGTGAGCTTTGGCTGCTCAATGAAGGCCATTGTTTTCGTGAGCAGGTTTTAAATATCTGCCAAAACAGAAATTTCGATAATATTTTAAATTACCAAAGCGGTTCTTTAGAGGCTTTAAAAAGAATGGTGGATAAGCAAGGAGGGGTTACGCTCTTGCCTGAATTAGCTACTTTGGATTTATCGCCTAAGGATAGTAAAAAGCTTAGGATCTTTAAAAAGCCGACCCCTTTCAGAGAAGTAAGTCTTGTGATGAAAAGGGATTTTTTAAAAAGAAGGATAATTGAAGCATTACAAAAGGAAATAGTAGATCATCTCCCAGAAAACATGAAGCAAAGGGAAGAAAATGAAATTCAGGTTATAAATTGGAGGTAA
- a CDS encoding SEC-C metal-binding domain-containing protein → MKKELGRNEPCHCGSGKKYKNCHMGKESSGINSNKNLMYIAIMVVIVAIAGFSVYYNAQQSPSQNRNSNSGPVAQPPGEAPPGKVWSSEHGHWHDK, encoded by the coding sequence ATGAAGAAAGAATTAGGTAGAAACGAACCCTGCCACTGCGGTAGCGGGAAGAAATATAAAAATTGCCATATGGGCAAAGAGTCCTCTGGTATCAATAGTAATAAGAACCTTATGTACATTGCCATAATGGTGGTTATTGTAGCTATAGCTGGTTTTTCAGTTTATTATAACGCGCAACAAAGCCCTTCGCAAAACAGGAATTCAAATAGTGGACCAGTTGCCCAACCTCCAGGCGAAGCACCTCCGGGTAAAGTTTGGTCATCCGAACATGGACATTGGCATGATAAATAA
- a CDS encoding SDR family oxidoreductase has translation MSQKKIIITGGAGFIGSNLVEKYLNDDRVEKVRVIDNLSNGYYSNIEEFENHPKFEFFKEDICDYDKMLELTKGFDLISHQAALGSVPRSIENPMQSTKVNIDGTVNILHAAVQNKIDRVVLACSSSTYGDSPNLPKQEDIIGNPLSPYAVTKYAVELYAEVFQKTYGLNFVGLRYFNIFGPRQNPDNPYAAVIPIFCKAYIHGNEPTINGDGETSRDFTFVENAVHANDLALFTENKEALNQIYNVACGDQMSLNDMIALLQDLSGKDLKPNYGPERPGDVKHSKADISKIENLLGYKPQVRFKEGLKKVYTWYEKMGF, from the coding sequence ATGTCGCAAAAGAAAATCATAATTACAGGTGGAGCAGGGTTCATAGGGTCAAATTTGGTTGAAAAATACTTGAATGATGATAGAGTAGAAAAAGTGAGAGTCATAGATAACCTCTCCAATGGTTACTACAGCAATATTGAGGAATTCGAAAACCATCCTAAGTTTGAGTTTTTCAAAGAAGACATTTGCGATTATGATAAAATGCTTGAGCTGACTAAAGGCTTTGATCTAATCAGTCATCAAGCAGCTTTAGGTTCCGTTCCAAGATCTATTGAAAACCCGATGCAAAGCACTAAAGTCAATATTGATGGGACGGTGAATATTTTGCATGCAGCTGTTCAGAATAAAATTGATAGAGTAGTATTAGCCTGTTCTTCGAGTACTTATGGAGACAGCCCAAATTTACCAAAACAAGAAGACATCATTGGGAATCCATTGAGTCCTTATGCAGTGACGAAATATGCAGTGGAACTTTATGCTGAAGTATTCCAAAAAACCTACGGATTGAATTTTGTTGGGCTTCGCTATTTCAATATTTTCGGTCCAAGACAAAATCCAGATAATCCTTATGCAGCTGTAATTCCGATTTTTTGTAAAGCATACATTCATGGTAATGAACCAACTATCAATGGTGATGGTGAAACCAGCAGAGATTTTACTTTTGTTGAAAATGCTGTTCATGCCAATGATTTAGCTCTTTTTACTGAAAATAAAGAAGCCTTAAATCAAATTTATAATGTGGCTTGTGGTGATCAAATGAGTCTGAATGATATGATTGCGTTATTGCAGGATTTAAGTGGGAAAGATTTAAAGCCTAACTATGGCCCTGAAAGACCTGGTGATGTGAAACACTCTAAAGCCGATATTTCTAAAATTGAAAATCTATTAGGCTATAAACCACAAGTTAGGTTTAAAGAAGGTTTGAAGAAGGTATATACTTGGTACGAGAAAATGGGGTTTTGA
- a CDS encoding Fe(3+) ABC transporter substrate-binding protein — MKNLILSLLAISTLWACSQGSNKEGESETEESKEVNVYTHRHYESDQQLFKEFEEKTGIKVNVVSANADELIQKMTLEGENSPADVLITVDAGRLHRAKEADLLQSVESETLNNTISANLRDVDNQWFGLTIRGRVIVYNPEKISAEKISTYESLANPDINGRLLIRSSSNIYNQSLMASIIAHNGEEAATEWANGMVKNMARDPKGGDRDQIKAVYAGEGDVAVSNTYYLGKMLNSSSEEEVKVAQAVKILFPNQDGRGTHINVSGAGVAKYAPNKENAVKFIEFLVSEEAQKVFAGVNYEYPVNEKVEWAPTLKEWGDFKRDTLNLSVLGENNDLAVKIFDRAGWK, encoded by the coding sequence ATGAAAAATTTAATTCTATCGCTATTAGCAATAAGCACCCTTTGGGCTTGTTCTCAAGGCTCCAATAAAGAAGGAGAATCAGAAACAGAAGAAAGCAAGGAAGTAAATGTTTATACCCACAGACATTACGAATCTGATCAACAACTTTTCAAAGAGTTCGAAGAAAAAACAGGCATTAAAGTGAATGTTGTAAGTGCCAATGCAGATGAATTAATTCAAAAAATGACATTAGAGGGCGAAAATTCTCCAGCTGATGTATTGATCACCGTGGATGCCGGTAGATTACACAGAGCTAAAGAAGCTGATCTTTTACAATCAGTTGAATCTGAAACTTTAAACAATACTATATCCGCAAATCTTAGAGATGTAGATAACCAGTGGTTTGGATTAACTATTAGAGGTAGAGTAATCGTTTATAATCCTGAAAAAATAAGTGCAGAAAAGATTTCTACATATGAATCTTTAGCTAATCCTGATATCAATGGAAGATTATTAATTCGCTCATCATCTAATATCTACAATCAGTCTTTGATGGCTTCTATCATTGCACATAATGGAGAAGAAGCGGCTACAGAATGGGCTAATGGAATGGTGAAAAACATGGCAAGAGATCCTAAAGGTGGAGATAGAGATCAAATCAAAGCAGTTTATGCTGGAGAAGGTGATGTTGCAGTATCTAACACCTACTATTTAGGTAAAATGTTAAATTCTTCTAGCGAAGAAGAAGTGAAAGTTGCTCAAGCAGTTAAGATTTTATTTCCTAACCAGGATGGAAGAGGAACACACATTAATGTAAGTGGAGCTGGAGTAGCTAAATATGCACCAAATAAAGAAAATGCAGTTAAATTCATTGAATTCTTAGTGTCAGAAGAAGCTCAAAAAGTTTTTGCAGGTGTAAATTATGAGTATCCAGTAAATGAAAAAGTGGAATGGGCTCCAACATTAAAGGAATGGGGAGATTTCAAAAGGGATACATTAAACCTTTCAGTTTTAGGCGAAAATAATGATTTAGCAGTAAAAATATTTGACAGAGCGGGTTGGAAATAA
- a CDS encoding Cof-type HAD-IIB family hydrolase produces MFKAICTDIDGTLLNPERELSKRTIDIIKSIKDDVSVILASSRMPAAMRHLQETLDIMDQPLICYNGGYIISQREGVKVLDSVKIPFALCEFIAKWSHNKNLHAGFYLDDDWFAPSEDQWTKREINNTKVQASIFSGLELMESWKANDHGAHKIMCMGEPKLIDHLVAELYSMDAPLHLYRSKDTYLEIAPLQISKASALTQLIKQELNIEMKDVIAFGDNYNDIEMLQAVGCGVAVGNAKDEVKNIADEITLPGKEDGVAATLEKYFG; encoded by the coding sequence ATGTTCAAAGCAATTTGCACAGATATTGACGGAACCCTTTTAAATCCGGAAAGAGAGTTATCGAAAAGGACAATTGACATCATTAAAAGTATTAAAGATGATGTTTCAGTGATATTGGCTTCAAGTAGAATGCCTGCCGCTATGCGGCATCTGCAGGAGACTTTGGATATAATGGACCAACCTTTGATTTGCTATAATGGAGGCTATATTATTTCTCAAAGAGAAGGAGTTAAAGTATTAGATTCTGTAAAAATCCCCTTTGCACTATGTGAATTCATTGCCAAATGGAGCCATAACAAAAATTTGCATGCAGGTTTTTATTTGGATGATGATTGGTTTGCTCCTTCTGAAGATCAGTGGACTAAAAGAGAAATCAATAATACCAAAGTGCAAGCCTCTATTTTCTCGGGTTTGGAATTAATGGAAAGCTGGAAAGCTAATGACCATGGAGCCCATAAAATCATGTGTATGGGAGAGCCTAAACTGATTGATCATTTGGTAGCGGAATTGTATTCTATGGATGCTCCCTTACATCTTTACCGCTCTAAAGATACCTATCTGGAAATTGCTCCTTTGCAAATCTCAAAAGCTAGTGCTTTAACCCAATTAATAAAGCAAGAACTTAATATTGAAATGAAAGATGTTATTGCTTTTGGGGATAATTATAATGATATCGAAATGTTACAGGCAGTGGGCTGTGGGGTGGCAGTAGGCAATGCAAAGGATGAAGTGAAAAATATTGCTGATGAAATAACACTGCCAGGCAAAGAAGACGGGGTAGCCGCAACCCTTGAGAAATATTTTGGTTAG